One Hydrotalea sp. DNA segment encodes these proteins:
- a CDS encoding pyridoxal phosphate-dependent aminotransferase, giving the protein MNAIILNPNVGHLGSESAFAITARAEALKAEGRDIVNLSIGQPDYKTAPHIVEAAIKALRDGKHGYTPTLGIIPLRETIAGYFHRQYGARVSPDNVMVAPGSKMVMFMAITMLGGVGTDIIYPEPAYPIYRSLINYIGSQAVPLPLLEENGFAFRADEVLARCNEHTRLIIINNPANPTGGVATKTEIEKLIAGLQKFPRAMLLVDEIYSRLIYDDAKHISFLQYPEIYDRLILLDGLSKSYAMTGWRLGFGVWPREIMPDVARLAINSFSCVNAPTQYAAIAALDGDQSPVEEMRQHFDKRRKRIVALLNDVPDFSVSLPQGAFYVFPNIKKLMAKHGGDSQSWHKRLLEEAGVATVPGSTFGVHGEGYLRFSYSCSDDDIEKGLKMVRDFITAI; this is encoded by the coding sequence ATGAACGCCATTATCTTGAACCCGAATGTCGGCCACCTGGGTAGCGAGAGTGCCTTCGCCATTACCGCGCGGGCCGAGGCCCTGAAGGCCGAGGGGCGCGACATTGTTAATTTAAGCATTGGCCAGCCCGATTATAAAACCGCGCCGCATATTGTCGAGGCCGCGATTAAGGCGCTGCGCGATGGCAAACATGGTTACACCCCCACATTGGGGATTATACCGCTTCGTGAAACGATAGCTGGTTATTTTCACCGTCAATATGGGGCGCGGGTATCGCCCGATAATGTCATGGTAGCACCGGGTAGCAAGATGGTGATGTTCATGGCGATAACCATGCTGGGCGGGGTGGGGACGGATATTATTTACCCAGAACCTGCCTATCCCATTTATCGGTCGTTAATAAATTATATCGGGTCCCAGGCGGTGCCCTTGCCCCTGCTTGAAGAAAATGGTTTTGCCTTTCGCGCCGATGAAGTATTGGCGAGATGCAACGAGCACACCAGGCTTATCATTATCAACAACCCGGCCAACCCGACCGGCGGGGTCGCCACCAAAACCGAAATCGAAAAATTAATTGCGGGGTTGCAAAAATTTCCGCGGGCGATGCTGTTGGTCGATGAAATTTACAGCCGTTTAATTTATGACGATGCAAAACATATAAGTTTTTTACAATACCCAGAAATTTATGACCGGTTGATATTGCTGGATGGTTTATCAAAATCCTATGCCATGACCGGTTGGCGTTTGGGGTTTGGCGTCTGGCCAAGGGAAATAATGCCCGATGTTGCCCGCTTGGCGATTAATAGTTTTTCATGCGTCAATGCACCAACACAATATGCGGCGATTGCCGCGTTGGATGGCGACCAATCACCGGTTGAGGAAATGCGCCAGCATTTTGATAAAAGGCGCAAACGGATAGTCGCGTTGTTGAACGACGTGCCGGATTTTTCGGTTAGCCTGCCGCAGGGCGCGTTTTATGTTTTCCCCAATATTAAAAAATTAATGGCGAAGCACGGCGGCGACAGCCAATCGTGGCACAAACGATTGCTGGAGGAGGCCGGCGTCGCCACCGTGCCGGGCTCGACCTTTGGCGTTCATGGCGAGGGGTATTTGCGCTTTTCCTACAGCTGTTCCGACGACGATATTGAAAAAGGCTTAAAGATGGTGAGGGATTTTATAACGGCGATATAG